The DNA region AAATTCGCCGGCGTGATCGCAAGACGCTGGTTGCTGAGAAAGCCGAGCACTCTTCGGCCGATCGCATCGGCCTGGTTGCTTGGCAGGATGTGACGGTCGGTCGCTGTCGGCATGGAATGCACCTCCATGGGTGTTCCTGTGAAAGAAGGCTACACCCGGGAGCAGAATCAAACCTTGTCGAAATCACTAAAAAGCCGAAGACACAGCCGTAAGCCTATCTCAGCGGGAAAAACGTGTCAGATAAATCCCGAGAAGGATCAAGGCGACACCAGCAGGCTGGCCGACATGAAATTCCGCCGTGCCACGCAGATAATCGATCAGGAGGCCTGTGATCATCTGCCCGCCGATGATCAGCAGCCCGGAACGGGCAGCTCCGAGGCGCGGAAAGACGTAAGAGCTGATCGCAACGAAGAAGGCGCCGATGATGCCGCCGAAAAAGTAGAAGGCCGGCGTCTCCGCGAGCAGCGGCAGCCCGACCCGGTGGATGAAGAGGATGTAGAGGCTGAGGAGCAGGAAGCCGATCGCATGGTTCCACACCGAGGCAACGAACGGGCCTTGCGTCATCGTCAGCCGGCCATTGATAGACCGGCTCATGCCGACGGCCGCGCCTCCCAGAAGCGCAATTGCGACAGCGCCGATCATTCAGGCCCCCTTGGAGAAGATGAGAAGCGCGCTTCCGCCGATCACACAAGCCGCAGACAGGAAATCGAACCGGTTCAGCCCGCGTTTCGGCGTTCCGAACAGGCCGAACTGATCCGAAAGAAGGCCAAACAGGATCTGCCCGACCAGAAGCAGCGACAGACCGCCCGCCAGCGCCAGTTCCGAATTGACCGCGATCGAACTCAGCGCCACGGCAAAGGCACCGGGCGCTCCGCCGAGATAGGTCCAGAGCGGAGTCTTCCCGACCGCCCCGATCCGCCCGGTCCTGCGACCGATCGCCAGATTGGCCATCAGCAGCACGAAGGCAGCGACGGCGCCCACGCCATGCACCACCCAGGAGGCGGTAAACGGCGTGGTATGGGCGGCAAGCCCACTGTTTATGGTCACCATGGTTGCCAGCAAGACCCCGGCGAGAACCGCCCAGAGCCAGTCCACATGTTTCAGCATATCATTTCGCGGAAAGGGTCCCGCGGCTCCGTGATCAAAGGCCACCGCATAGCCGCCGAGAGGGAGGAAGGACAAGCCAATTCGACGGATGGACCAGTCAATCATTCAAATTATGGGTCGTGGATTGAGCTGGAGCCTTTGCATGACCAGCCGAAACGTGGACGGCCGAGCATCCGAGATACACGCCGGCGAGACTTCACCTGTCACCCGGACTGGTAGCAGAAAATCAAACGGAAATGGGGGCACGAATGCCCCCCATCTTGATCATGCTGACGGAGAACAAGAGCCTGAACTGCTCTCAGAACTCCGACCATTCGGCAGCCGGTGCGGCATTGCCTCGGAAAGCATTGGCGACCTTGCGGCCGAGCGCGCGGGCCGGCGACACTTGCGGCTGGCTGGTTGGCATGGCTGGAGCAAGCCGCGCCGTCTGGTACGGACCAGCCTCCTCCGTCCGGAACTGCGCCATCAACTGAAGCAAAGTGGCAGCCTGTTGTGCCAAGCCATGGCTTGCCGCCGTCGACTGCTCCACCATGGCGGCATTCTTCTGCGTGCCCTGGTCCATCTGGTTGACCGCCATGTTTATTTCTTGCAGACCCGTTGCCTGTTCCCGCGCCGAGGTGACGATGGCAGCAACGTTCTGGTTGATCTCCTGGACCTCGCGAACGATGGTTTCCAGCGCCCGGCCCGTCTCATCGACCAGCGCCACGCCATTGCGAACCTGCTCGCCCGAGGCGTTGATCAGCCCCTTGATCTCCTTGGCCGCACTCGCAGACCGCTGCGCAAGCTCGCGCACCTCCTGCGCCACGACCGCAAAGCCCTTTCCGGCTTCCCCTGCACGCGCGGCTTCCACACCGGCATTCAACGCCAGGAGGTTGGTCTGGAACGCGATTTCATCGATCACGCCGATGATGTTCGAGATCTCGGACGACGACTTCTCGATCTGCTGCATCGCGGCGACGGCGCGGCGGACGATCTCCCCGGAATGCTCGGCGCCTTCGCGGGTGCGGCCAACCAGCTGACCCGCCTCTTCGGCGCGGATCGAGGAATCCTTCACCGCCGTCGTCACCTGTTCGAGCGCCGCAGCCGTCTCCTCGACGGAAGCCGCCTGCTGTTCGGTACGCTTGGAAAGGTCATCGGCAGCTGCCAGCATTTCGCTGGCACCGGCATCGATGGCGCGCGCATTCTCGTTGACGGCCAGCATCGCCTCGCGCAGGCGGGCAACCGACTGGTTGAAGTTGACGCGCAGTGCATCGAGATGCTCGGTAAAGCGGGCGTCGATCGACACGGCCAGATCGCCCTCCGACAAGCGCTGCAAGCCACCACCAAGCTGCTCGACGGCAAACTGCACGTCGGCGACTTCCCGCGCCTTCTGTTCCTCGCGTGCCAGCCGCTCGGTCTCGGAGAGCGAGCGGTTCTCCTCGGCCTGGCGTTCGAGCTCGACACGTTCGATCGCGTTGGCTCGGAAGACGGCAACGGCTGCCGCCATCTCGCCGATTTCGTCGCGGCGGCTACCGAAGGGGATTTCCGAACCCGTATCGCCGGACGCGAGGCCGCGCATGGCATCCGTGATCGTCGATATCGGACGCACCACGCGGTAGAGACTGACGGCAGCCGCGGCGAGCGCCATCAATGCGGCGCAGATCACGGCCGCGACGGACAGCTGGAAGGCCGTCTGTGCCGAACCCTCACTCTCGACTCGGACGGTCGCAGCAACGTCACGATTGACCTTGATGATCTCCTCAAGCGCCGCACCGGCTTCGCCGCCGATCGGCACCATCTTGGCTATCGTGTCCTTGGCTTGGTAGATCTTCGAGGTCAGCGCCTGCTCAATGAAACTCTGACCGAGCGCCTGATACTGCGCCACCTTGTCCTTGAACACGTCAAAATGCTGGCGAACCGTCGGCAGCACGATCATCGTGTCAAAGCTCTGGATGGAAGCATCGAGCTTCTCGCTTGCTGCATTGGCAGCATCCACCAGTTTCCGCTTCTCGCCGGCATTGCTGGAATTGAGGATCATGAGGTTCAGACGGCGAACTTCGCCGAGCTGCGTCTCGATCGCAGCGATCTGAATGGACCGCTCCATGCGACCACCCAGTTCGCCGATCTGGTCGCTCATGCCGTTTACCGAATGGATGGCAATACTGCCCTGGACCAGCGAGACGATGACCATGAGGCCGAAGAGGAGCGGCAAGAGGGTTTTAATCTTGAGTTTTTTCACGACTGAAATCCGCGCTTGAAACAGGAACCGGAATCACAACGACCCCGGCCTCTCCGTGACAGCCCGGCTCTGAACAAAACCTTACTCGGCCGGGGGCACTTCTTGCCTTCCTCCTTGCAGCCAGTCTCTCATGAAAAACAAATGCCTAAGAGAAAAGGGGCATTTCTGCCCCCATTCATTGTCCCGGACCGTCGTGCAAGGCGGCGGATCACTCCGCCGCCTCCTCCGATGCCTCGTCCAGCGCCTTGGCCGCCTCTTCTGCGCGCAGCGTCTTCGCCTGCTCTTCGTCCGGATCGGTCTGGTCCGGCAAGAAGCCGCCGGACTGGCGGTTCCAGAGGTCGGCATAGATGCCGCCGGTCTGGACCAATTGCTGATGCGTGCCTTCTTCCACGATCCGGCCCTTGTCGAGCACGATCAGCCGGTCCATCTGCGTCAAAGTGGAGAGCCGGTGGGCGATCGCGATCACGGTCTTGTCCTCGATCAGCTTGAACAGGCTTTCCTGGATCGCGGCCTCGACTTCCGAGTCGAGCGCAGACGTTGCCTCGTCCAGGATCAGGATCGGCGCGTCCTTGAGAAAGACGCGGGCAATCGCGATCCGCTGCCTTTGGCCACCGGAGAGCTTCACCCCGCGCTCGCCGACATGGGCGTCAAGACCAACGCGGCCCTGCTGGTCGGCAAGTGCCTGGATGAAGTCCCAGGCATTGGCCCGCTTCGCCGCCTCGATCACCTCGGCATCGCTGGCATCCGGCCGACCATAGGCGATGTTCTCGCGGATCGAACGGTGCAGCAGAGACGTGTCCTGGGTAACGACGCCAACAAGCGCGCGAAGACTGTCCTGGCTCACCTGCGAGATATCCTGCCCATCGATCAGGATTTTTCCCTTCTCGATATCGTAGAAGCGCAGGAGCAGGTTCATCAGCGTCGTCTTGCCGGCACCCGAGCGCCCGACGAGACCGACCTTCTCACCAGCCTTGATCGTCAGCGAGAAGCCTTCGATGACGCCCTTCTGCTTGCCATAGTGGAAGCGTACGCCGTCATAGACGATCTCCCCCCTCGGCGCGGCAAGCGCCTTGGCCTGTGGCTCATCGACGATGTCATGCGGCTTGGTCATCATGCCCATGCCGTCATAGACAGTGCCTATGTTCTCAAAGAGGGCCGCGACTTCCCACATGATCCATTGCGACATCCCGTTGATCCGCATGGAAAGCCCGATCGCAACCGCAATCGCCCCGACCGTGACATTGCCGTTCAGCCAGAACCAGATGCCGAGGCCAGCGACTGCGAACTGCACAATGGCATTGTTGATGTCGACGCAGATGTTGAGCAGCGAAATCTGCCGCATCTGCCGGTGCACCGTGCCAAGGAAGGCATCCATGCCTTCCCGTGCATAGGTCTCCTCGCGCCCGGCATGCGAGAACAACTTAACCGTGCCGATATTGGTATAGCTGTCGACGATCCGCCCCGTCATCATCGAGCGGGCATCGGCCTGCTCGCTCGACAACCGGCGAAGCTTCGGAATGAAATTGCGCAGGATGAGCGCATAAACGATCAGCCAGACCACCAGCGGGACGCCGAGTCGCCAGTCGACGGAAGCGACCAGCGCCAGCATCGAGACGAAAAAGGTGACAGCGTAGATGAAGACGTCGATGATCTTCATCACGCTT from Rhizobium glycinendophyticum includes:
- a CDS encoding DMT family transporter; its protein translation is MLKHVDWLWAVLAGVLLATMVTINSGLAAHTTPFTASWVVHGVGAVAAFVLLMANLAIGRRTGRIGAVGKTPLWTYLGGAPGAFAVALSSIAVNSELALAGGLSLLLVGQILFGLLSDQFGLFGTPKRGLNRFDFLSAACVIGGSALLIFSKGA
- a CDS encoding DMT family transporter, whose amino-acid sequence is MIGAVAIALLGGAAVGMSRSINGRLTMTQGPFVASVWNHAIGFLLLSLYILFIHRVGLPLLAETPAFYFFGGIIGAFFVAISSYVFPRLGAARSGLLIIGGQMITGLLIDYLRGTAEFHVGQPAGVALILLGIYLTRFSR
- a CDS encoding ABC transporter ATP-binding protein, which codes for MFSWFENRLNAYPEGEPTLPPKGLVAFCWHYTKPAWPWLLLLGLCSGLIAVAEVFLYQFLGNIVDWLSNADRATFLQTEGHTLIGMAALLLIGLPAIGVVHTVTMHQVLAGNFPMIARWQMHRFLLRHSMTFFANEFAGRVSTKVMQTALSIRESVMKIIDVFIYAVTFFVSMLALVASVDWRLGVPLVVWLIVYALILRNFIPKLRRLSSEQADARSMMTGRIVDSYTNIGTVKLFSHAGREETYAREGMDAFLGTVHRQMRQISLLNICVDINNAIVQFAVAGLGIWFWLNGNVTVGAIAVAIGLSMRINGMSQWIMWEVAALFENIGTVYDGMGMMTKPHDIVDEPQAKALAAPRGEIVYDGVRFHYGKQKGVIEGFSLTIKAGEKVGLVGRSGAGKTTLMNLLLRFYDIEKGKILIDGQDISQVSQDSLRALVGVVTQDTSLLHRSIRENIAYGRPDASDAEVIEAAKRANAWDFIQALADQQGRVGLDAHVGERGVKLSGGQRQRIAIARVFLKDAPILILDEATSALDSEVEAAIQESLFKLIEDKTVIAIAHRLSTLTQMDRLIVLDKGRIVEEGTHQQLVQTGGIYADLWNRQSGGFLPDQTDPDEEQAKTLRAEEAAKALDEASEEAAE
- a CDS encoding HAMP domain-containing methyl-accepting chemotaxis protein; translated protein: MKKLKIKTLLPLLFGLMVIVSLVQGSIAIHSVNGMSDQIGELGGRMERSIQIAAIETQLGEVRRLNLMILNSSNAGEKRKLVDAANAASEKLDASIQSFDTMIVLPTVRQHFDVFKDKVAQYQALGQSFIEQALTSKIYQAKDTIAKMVPIGGEAGAALEEIIKVNRDVAATVRVESEGSAQTAFQLSVAAVICAALMALAAAAVSLYRVVRPISTITDAMRGLASGDTGSEIPFGSRRDEIGEMAAAVAVFRANAIERVELERQAEENRSLSETERLAREEQKAREVADVQFAVEQLGGGLQRLSEGDLAVSIDARFTEHLDALRVNFNQSVARLREAMLAVNENARAIDAGASEMLAAADDLSKRTEQQAASVEETAAALEQVTTAVKDSSIRAEEAGQLVGRTREGAEHSGEIVRRAVAAMQQIEKSSSEISNIIGVIDEIAFQTNLLALNAGVEAARAGEAGKGFAVVAQEVRELAQRSASAAKEIKGLINASGEQVRNGVALVDETGRALETIVREVQEINQNVAAIVTSAREQATGLQEINMAVNQMDQGTQKNAAMVEQSTAASHGLAQQAATLLQLMAQFRTEEAGPYQTARLAPAMPTSQPQVSPARALGRKVANAFRGNAAPAAEWSEF